In a genomic window of Dyadobacter fermentans DSM 18053:
- a CDS encoding DUF4920 domain-containing protein: MKKILPVLLLILTISFAKAQGNFGKQIDEKKAIAATALPAKMEGKNEMPAKVTGTVESVCQVKGCWMKVNLNNGETMRVMFKDYGFFVPKDIAGKTVVFEGEAKKSMVPVEHLRHYAQDAGQSKEEIAKITEPKEELTFIADGVIVK, translated from the coding sequence ATGAAAAAGATACTTCCAGTACTCCTGCTTATTCTCACCATCTCTTTCGCGAAGGCGCAAGGCAACTTTGGCAAGCAGATCGACGAGAAAAAGGCGATTGCGGCGACGGCGCTTCCGGCTAAGATGGAGGGGAAGAATGAAATGCCGGCCAAAGTGACCGGGACTGTGGAATCGGTTTGCCAGGTGAAAGGCTGCTGGATGAAAGTTAACCTCAATAATGGCGAGACGATGCGTGTGATGTTTAAGGATTATGGCTTTTTTGTTCCGAAAGACATTGCCGGAAAAACGGTGGTTTTCGAAGGAGAGGCCAAGAAATCAATGGTGCCGGTGGAGCATCTGAGGCATTACGCCCAGGATGCGGGACAGAGCAAAGAGGAAATAGCCAAAATCACCGAGCCGAAGGAAGAGCTGACGTTTATAGCCGATGGCGTGATCGTGAAATAA
- a CDS encoding hemolysin family protein, whose product MNLIFLVTTIVFFLLAGYYGAVRSVLLDVWIDRYSLRHEKSEQVEQTLYWRRILRMIRLLAVALGCFMGVITIFPLFELSTGTQNWLLIVALFAALAVLWMVSYSSWVKIGRSFPKVLDLKAFPVRFGEWLMTPLYWVIEPFVKENILSPSLRDDIISADDPDFDDHSIEERMFINALDFKDLRIRDCMIPRMEISAVNVNATIEDLRTAFLTSGHSKIIVHKESVDEVLGYCHALSLFKKPKDISSIITPILIVPEAMPARDLMLRFLEERRSIALVVDEFGGTSGLVSVEDVVEQIFGEIQDEYDTTEDWTERQLDEHTYMLSARHELDYLNDKYGWELPEGDYDTIAGMLIHFYGDLPDENEVVEMPPYSFQIVSVQDTRIELVKLTIEDRKSDRNN is encoded by the coding sequence ATGAACCTCATTTTCCTCGTTACCACGATCGTGTTCTTCCTGCTGGCGGGCTATTATGGCGCGGTGCGGTCGGTGCTGCTGGATGTGTGGATCGACCGTTATTCGCTCCGGCACGAGAAAAGCGAGCAGGTGGAGCAAACGCTCTACTGGCGTCGCATCCTGCGTATGATCCGCCTCCTGGCCGTTGCCTTGGGGTGTTTTATGGGGGTTATCACAATATTTCCATTATTCGAGCTCAGCACCGGCACACAAAACTGGCTGCTCATCGTCGCATTGTTCGCTGCACTGGCCGTTTTGTGGATGGTCAGCTATTCGAGCTGGGTCAAAATCGGCCGCAGCTTTCCGAAAGTGCTCGATCTGAAAGCGTTCCCGGTCCGTTTCGGTGAGTGGCTGATGACGCCGCTCTACTGGGTGATCGAGCCGTTTGTGAAGGAAAATATCTTGTCGCCCTCCTTGCGCGACGATATCATTTCAGCCGATGATCCCGATTTCGACGACCATAGCATCGAAGAGCGTATGTTTATCAATGCGCTGGATTTCAAAGATTTGAGGATCAGGGATTGCATGATCCCGCGCATGGAAATTTCAGCGGTGAATGTCAATGCGACCATCGAGGACCTGCGGACGGCATTTCTTACCAGCGGGCATTCCAAAATCATCGTGCACAAAGAATCGGTGGACGAAGTGCTGGGCTATTGCCACGCATTGTCGCTGTTTAAAAAGCCGAAGGACATCAGCAGCATCATCACGCCGATCCTGATCGTGCCGGAAGCGATGCCTGCGCGCGACCTCATGCTCCGTTTTCTCGAAGAACGGCGGAGTATTGCATTGGTAGTCGACGAATTTGGCGGAACTTCCGGACTGGTGAGCGTGGAAGACGTGGTGGAGCAGATTTTCGGAGAAATTCAGGATGAATACGACACCACCGAAGACTGGACAGAACGCCAGCTCGACGAACATACCTACATGCTCAGCGCACGCCACGAGCTCGACTACCTGAACGATAAATACGGCTGGGAGCTTCCGGAAGGCGATTATGACACGATTGCCGGTATGCTCATTCATTTCTACGGCGATTTGCCAGACGAAAACGAGGTTGTTGAAATGCCGCCTTACTCGTTCCAGATCGTTTCCGTGCAGGACACACGCATCGAGTTGGTGAAGCTGACGATCGAAGACCGGAAGTCGGACCGTAATAATTAG
- a CDS encoding NAD(P)H-dependent oxidoreductase, producing MSELIEKLNWRYATKRMNGESVPQEKLDNILEAIKLAPSSVGLQPYNIVIVKDQALKDRIHNEAASRQAQIPDASHLLIFAVWEKVTSQHVDDYIKFFAATRNISVESLAGFHSSINGGILSRSEDVNFDWSARQAYIALGHGLVAAATEEVDATPMEGFDAAKVDEILGLREKGLRSVVILALGYRDADKDPYVNAKKVRRSREELFISI from the coding sequence ATGAGCGAGTTAATAGAAAAGTTGAATTGGCGCTATGCCACCAAACGCATGAACGGCGAGTCCGTTCCACAGGAAAAGCTGGACAATATCCTTGAAGCCATCAAGCTGGCACCGTCATCGGTCGGTTTGCAGCCCTATAATATTGTGATCGTAAAAGATCAGGCACTGAAAGACAGGATCCACAACGAAGCCGCGTCCCGCCAGGCGCAGATTCCGGATGCCTCGCATTTGTTGATTTTCGCCGTTTGGGAGAAGGTTACGTCGCAGCATGTGGACGATTATATCAAATTCTTCGCCGCCACCCGCAACATAAGCGTTGAGTCGCTGGCAGGTTTTCATAGCAGCATTAACGGTGGTATCCTCAGCCGTAGCGAGGATGTAAATTTCGACTGGTCGGCACGTCAGGCATACATCGCGTTAGGCCACGGGCTCGTAGCTGCGGCTACCGAAGAAGTAGACGCCACGCCGATGGAAGGTTTTGACGCAGCCAAGGTGGACGAGATCCTCGGATTGCGCGAGAAAGGGCTGCGCAGCGTGGTAATCCTTGCATTGGGTTACCGCGATGCCGACAAAGACCCATATGTGAATGCCAAAAAAGTGCGCAGGTCGCGCGAAGAACTTTTTATCTCCATCTGA
- a CDS encoding retropepsin-like aspartic protease yields the protein MAFFVLVNHVCAQETPGRVAATIANNDLFVKAYVNDKGPFNFLVDTGASGMGRIDERVAHALGLIASDSARNYDGSGKFNTVPVFTVSSLRLGNLTEHNVVLLSRNYNSHRKEGRMLIDGIIGREFFQEYLLTIDATRGEITYSKDSLNGGDNGVVHYQRGFEISAVVGDTSCLLHIDTGSTLSLHFPKTVIDRLSHTDTKNKSIARRANSEYFIQEAILHSPISVSSVNAKDLLVDYSEQARFINVGMRFLKNYKLIIDQKRQLLKIE from the coding sequence TTGGCATTCTTCGTCCTCGTCAACCATGTATGCGCACAAGAAACGCCCGGCCGAGTTGCAGCGACGATCGCCAACAACGACCTTTTCGTGAAAGCTTATGTGAATGACAAAGGGCCGTTCAATTTCCTGGTCGATACGGGAGCATCCGGTATGGGCCGGATCGATGAACGCGTTGCGCATGCTCTCGGCCTTATCGCGTCCGACTCTGCCAGAAATTACGACGGAAGCGGGAAATTTAACACCGTACCCGTTTTTACTGTGTCCAGCTTGCGGCTAGGCAATTTGACGGAGCACAACGTTGTTCTGTTATCAAGGAATTATAACAGCCACCGCAAAGAAGGCAGAATGCTTATTGACGGCATCATCGGACGGGAGTTTTTCCAAGAGTACCTCCTTACGATCGACGCAACTCGCGGAGAAATCACCTATTCGAAGGATTCTTTGAATGGCGGTGATAACGGAGTCGTTCATTACCAACGAGGCTTTGAAATTAGTGCAGTTGTTGGAGATACGTCTTGTTTGCTGCATATCGATACCGGTTCTACCCTAAGCCTGCATTTTCCCAAAACTGTTATTGACCGGCTTTCGCACACCGATACCAAAAACAAATCCATTGCACGGCGTGCCAATTCCGAATACTTCATTCAGGAAGCAATACTGCACTCCCCGATATCTGTCAGCTCCGTCAATGCCAAAGACCTGCTAGTAGACTATTCCGAGCAAGCACGATTTATCAACGTGGGTATGCGGTTTCTTAAAAACTATAAATTAATCATCGACCAGAAGCGTCAACTTCTCAAAATTGAGTAG
- a CDS encoding ABC transporter ATP-binding protein yields the protein MQISVEKIGKKFIKEWIVRNASFELAAGEQYVFVGPNGSGKSTLLQLLTGMIPVSEGKITYTASNGKEVETDHWYKHIVIAAPYLELIEEFTLREQIDFHSKFKPFKNGISAKDFEDFIQLPHASNKIIRHFSSGMKQRVKLGLAFLSDVPVVFLDEPTTNLDVQGINWYLDHVMKNTQNQLVLLGSNVQQEYDFCKNIISVSAFK from the coding sequence GTGCAGATTTCAGTCGAGAAAATAGGAAAGAAGTTCATTAAGGAGTGGATTGTGCGCAATGCAAGTTTTGAGCTTGCAGCGGGTGAGCAATATGTTTTTGTAGGGCCAAACGGAAGCGGAAAATCGACGTTGCTGCAACTGCTGACGGGCATGATCCCGGTTTCCGAGGGCAAAATTACCTACACTGCCAGCAATGGTAAAGAGGTCGAAACCGACCATTGGTACAAGCACATCGTCATTGCGGCACCTTACCTTGAATTGATCGAGGAATTCACATTGCGGGAGCAGATCGACTTTCACAGCAAATTCAAGCCCTTTAAAAATGGCATTTCCGCAAAGGATTTCGAGGATTTTATCCAGTTGCCGCATGCCAGCAACAAGATCATCCGCCATTTTTCGTCGGGAATGAAGCAGCGCGTGAAGCTCGGGCTGGCATTCTTGTCGGATGTGCCGGTGGTTTTTCTGGATGAGCCAACGACAAATCTGGATGTGCAAGGCATCAATTGGTACCTGGATCACGTAATGAAGAATACACAGAATCAGCTCGTTTTGCTGGGTTCAAATGTGCAGCAGGAATACGATTTTTGTAAAAATATCATCTCGGTTTCTGCGTTCAAATAG
- a CDS encoding DUF7948 domain-containing protein produces the protein MQKTLRLLLISFLILVRAAEHSQAASAYFIENKGQWDPDIRFRAAIPGGFLFLKQHSLLYVLYDADKVSSLHANGNGGGPAARADMSAPGVRAHGVEVSFLNASPTAHCKTVNQSKASYNYFLGKDETTWADGARGFEEVIYEDIYPDIDLRIYLNQAKLKYEFIVGPGADASRIRFQYKGADAVTLNESGQIVIKTSVGDIREAQPYSFQSADARTKDVASAFRLSADHTAHFELPDGYDKTLPLTIDPELIFSTYSGASSDNWGHTATYDDEGNLYSGGTVFGTDFPATTGAFQVRFEGLVDVSILKFNPSGTDLLYATFLGGDNTDLPTSLIVNSRKELLILGTTSSKDFPARTNAFQQTFGGGSNIEPISGLRLANGGDLFVSKLNAAGSQLTGSTFIGGSGNDGVSITDNVTIRNYGDSFRGEIGIDKNDNVYVASSTNSMNFPLKNPAQNKLAGDQDGVVFKLSAGLDQLLWSTYLGGEKWDAAYSLKVTASGEVYVAGITQSGNLQTKPGAYQTALKGTEDGFVARFANDQLSALTYLGTDKEDGAYLLDTDQANQVYVYGLTMGSYPVSQGVYQNAKSGQFVHALNASLTQSIFSTIIGSGRGTPDISPTAFLVSECGNIYLAGWGGNVNTSTANNPASSTTALPVTEDAMQPTTNGNNFYIAILEQGAKSLLYATFFGSLARDQRLQGDHVDGGTSRFDKNGMIYHATCACGGSHFPTTPEAWSETNNSENCNNAAFKIDIDRLKADFDVYAGQTKDVLKGCAPLELTFMNTSEGGVDYIWEVNGNTISRDGEQSEYTFAKPGEYTVTLTAYNRLSCKRMDVAQKKIVVETLVTTVTGDTTVCENSAIKLGASGGTQYKWSPATGLDNANIATPVATVKESTEYSVEISNAVGCKVTEKVKINVGKKTDFVDMPDTEVCLGATVTLTISGNAPQYKWHATTGLPETIGRSVTVKPTQTTTYVIEGLYEDGCRPLREITVNVDQSYAPDFDVVQSGGACNEPFSYSLTSKHGRAHRYEWNMGTGNPVSDPEVKNYIYEIPGEYTITLTAYNAAGCSLTASKKISAEPAFTLSNVITPNGDGKNDFFIVPVASSSLEIFNRWGKSIFKSTDYKNNWGKDIANGTYLYVVDTPQGNHCKGWVEVLE, from the coding sequence ATGCAGAAAACTCTACGGCTTCTCCTTATATCGTTTCTGATCCTCGTCCGCGCAGCCGAGCATTCACAGGCTGCTTCGGCCTACTTCATCGAGAACAAAGGCCAATGGGACCCGGACATCCGTTTTCGGGCCGCTATTCCCGGTGGTTTCCTCTTTTTGAAACAGCATTCATTGCTTTACGTACTTTATGATGCCGACAAGGTTTCCTCTTTGCACGCCAACGGGAACGGCGGTGGACCTGCCGCACGTGCGGACATGAGCGCGCCGGGCGTTCGTGCGCATGGGGTGGAAGTTTCTTTCCTCAATGCGTCGCCAACTGCCCATTGCAAGACGGTTAATCAGAGTAAGGCATCGTACAACTATTTTCTCGGGAAAGATGAGACTACCTGGGCTGACGGAGCGAGGGGCTTTGAGGAGGTGATTTACGAGGACATTTATCCGGACATCGACCTGCGCATTTACCTGAACCAGGCGAAACTTAAATACGAATTCATCGTCGGGCCAGGCGCGGATGCTTCCCGGATTCGCTTCCAGTACAAAGGCGCCGATGCGGTGACATTGAATGAATCGGGGCAGATTGTGATCAAGACTTCGGTGGGGGACATCCGGGAGGCGCAGCCTTATTCCTTTCAGTCGGCCGATGCGCGCACGAAGGACGTAGCATCGGCATTCCGGCTGTCCGCCGATCATACGGCGCATTTCGAATTACCGGACGGTTATGACAAAACATTGCCACTGACCATTGACCCGGAACTGATTTTCTCTACTTACTCGGGCGCGTCGTCGGATAACTGGGGCCATACCGCGACCTACGACGACGAGGGCAACCTCTACTCCGGCGGCACCGTGTTCGGAACCGACTTCCCGGCCACAACCGGTGCATTTCAGGTCAGATTTGAGGGATTGGTTGATGTTTCTATCCTGAAATTCAATCCCAGCGGCACCGACCTGCTCTACGCAACTTTCCTGGGCGGTGACAATACCGACCTTCCCACAAGCCTCATCGTCAACAGCCGGAAAGAGCTGCTGATATTGGGCACAACTTCTTCAAAAGATTTCCCTGCCCGCACCAATGCATTTCAACAGACATTTGGCGGCGGAAGCAATATTGAGCCCATTTCAGGACTAAGACTTGCCAACGGCGGTGATTTGTTTGTGTCGAAATTGAATGCAGCAGGCAGTCAGCTCACCGGCTCGACATTCATTGGCGGAAGCGGCAACGACGGCGTCAGCATAACCGACAATGTGACGATACGGAACTACGGGGATAGTTTCCGTGGCGAAATCGGGATTGACAAGAATGACAATGTATATGTGGCCTCATCCACAAATTCGATGAATTTTCCGCTTAAAAATCCAGCCCAAAACAAGCTGGCTGGCGACCAGGATGGAGTCGTTTTCAAGTTGTCGGCGGGGCTGGACCAGCTGTTATGGTCAACTTATCTGGGCGGCGAAAAATGGGACGCTGCATATTCGTTGAAAGTGACTGCCAGCGGCGAAGTGTATGTTGCCGGGATTACTCAAAGCGGCAATTTGCAGACTAAACCGGGCGCCTACCAGACGGCGTTGAAAGGCACCGAAGATGGATTTGTAGCCCGTTTTGCCAATGATCAGCTGTCGGCGCTCACATACCTGGGCACCGACAAGGAGGATGGCGCTTACCTGCTCGATACGGATCAGGCCAATCAGGTGTACGTGTACGGGCTAACGATGGGGAGCTATCCCGTGAGCCAGGGTGTTTATCAGAATGCCAAAAGCGGCCAGTTTGTGCATGCATTGAATGCCTCATTGACCCAAAGCATATTCTCGACCATCATCGGCTCCGGCCGGGGCACGCCGGATATTTCGCCTACGGCCTTTCTCGTGAGCGAATGCGGCAATATTTACCTGGCGGGCTGGGGTGGAAATGTCAACACCAGCACGGCCAACAATCCTGCGAGCAGCACCACGGCGCTGCCCGTTACCGAGGACGCCATGCAGCCTACCACGAATGGCAATAACTTTTACATCGCCATTCTCGAACAAGGTGCGAAGTCGCTGCTGTACGCGACGTTTTTCGGAAGCCTGGCCCGCGACCAGCGCCTGCAAGGCGACCACGTTGACGGCGGAACGAGCCGGTTCGATAAAAACGGGATGATTTACCACGCAACCTGCGCATGCGGAGGCAGCCATTTTCCCACGACGCCCGAAGCGTGGTCGGAAACCAACAACAGCGAGAATTGCAATAATGCCGCATTCAAGATTGATATCGACCGTTTGAAAGCTGATTTCGATGTTTATGCAGGGCAAACGAAGGATGTTTTGAAAGGCTGCGCGCCGCTGGAACTTACATTTATGAACACCAGCGAGGGCGGTGTCGATTACATCTGGGAGGTGAATGGCAACACGATTTCCCGCGACGGGGAGCAATCGGAATATACATTTGCCAAACCGGGAGAGTATACGGTAACACTTACTGCCTATAACCGGCTGAGCTGCAAGCGAATGGATGTTGCGCAGAAGAAGATCGTCGTCGAAACGCTCGTGACGACTGTGACAGGTGATACAACGGTCTGTGAAAATTCAGCCATCAAACTGGGCGCAAGCGGAGGCACGCAATACAAATGGTCTCCGGCAACCGGCCTCGATAATGCGAATATTGCTACGCCTGTGGCCACCGTCAAAGAATCGACCGAATATTCCGTTGAAATCAGCAATGCAGTGGGTTGCAAGGTGACCGAGAAAGTTAAAATTAACGTTGGTAAAAAGACGGATTTCGTGGATATGCCCGACACGGAGGTATGCCTGGGCGCGACTGTCACGCTGACCATCTCCGGCAATGCCCCGCAATATAAATGGCACGCCACGACGGGCTTGCCAGAAACAATAGGCAGGTCGGTAACCGTAAAACCCACGCAAACGACCACCTACGTGATCGAAGGGCTTTATGAAGACGGCTGTCGCCCGCTGCGCGAAATTACGGTGAATGTGGACCAGTCCTACGCGCCGGACTTCGATGTGGTGCAATCGGGCGGCGCCTGTAACGAGCCATTTTCCTACTCGCTGACCAGCAAACATGGCAGAGCGCACCGTTACGAATGGAACATGGGCACGGGCAACCCGGTGTCGGACCCGGAAGTGAAAAACTACATTTATGAAATTCCGGGCGAATATACGATCACGCTCACGGCCTACAACGCGGCCGGCTGCTCACTGACGGCCTCCAAAAAGATCAGCGCCGAGCCTGCATTCACACTCAGCAACGTGATCACGCCGAATGGCGACGGCAAAAACGATTTCTTCATCGTGCCGGTAGCCTCCTCCTCGCTGGAAATCTTCAACCGCTGGGGCAAATCAATCTTCAAATCCACCGACTACAAGAACAACTGGGGCAAAGACATCGCCAACGGCACCTACCTTTACGTAGTCGACACACCGCAGGGTAATCACTGCAAAGGTTGGGTCGAAGTGTTGGAATGA
- a CDS encoding T9SS type B sorting domain-containing protein, which yields MVRLFLIIALLCCSHQAFCLSVMGSHLEWQTVPGANDKFKIRLTLYLDATSAELGQPLQYIYLFKNDKHWETSRQWQYFGLFYLDKISSREVEQDTLACAGTGPWEDFEGQRHVLVNIYEKTIQVPQLASLRSDNGFIVAWHSVGTRDGKDRNFLNSPGSQEWVTTIIPPMTGNGAVVRNSSPTIGNIKTFFVCRDDLADIYFAAADSDGDILKYKLSKPYAVSSERTISEDIVHFYDLTWANGYSERDQVHGNPGLTINENTGLMTVRAGEAGQYFVGISVEEYRNGQKIGSVSFYYTLVVLDCNEMQTLDKNLYKDTTAIQTLTICEGSQAILTSKQTFSNPQPEFQWTKDGKTIWGANAQSVTVSEEGEYRLLTTKINGCPDSFESETVRVSVVSSGAEMDSIPPICDTTLPIELHAAPPGGTFAGAGVTGNTFDPKAAGEGTHEIQYIIEGSEACPNAVAKREVTVSRAPALDLVEILYASRDKPIHIGVKDSLDVAYRWMPPDFLNDVTYADPVSTPSRSITYLIAATNASGCVARGEVQVKITENIFIPDAFTPNQDGINETWELKGIEGYPKCRVTIYNRWGEVIFHSEGYQNAFDGTVAGALQMPGVYAYKIRLTENSPEIMGSLTLIR from the coding sequence ATGGTCAGACTGTTTCTAATCATCGCATTGCTTTGTTGCAGCCATCAGGCGTTCTGCCTTTCGGTGATGGGAAGCCATCTTGAATGGCAGACAGTGCCGGGTGCAAATGATAAATTCAAGATAAGATTGACGCTGTATCTTGATGCAACAAGCGCAGAGCTGGGGCAGCCGCTGCAATACATTTACCTTTTCAAGAACGACAAACATTGGGAAACCAGCAGGCAGTGGCAGTATTTCGGTCTTTTTTACCTGGACAAAATATCGTCGCGGGAAGTGGAGCAGGATACACTTGCTTGTGCCGGAACAGGCCCCTGGGAAGATTTTGAGGGCCAGCGCCATGTGTTAGTCAATATCTACGAAAAAACGATACAAGTACCGCAGTTAGCCAGTTTACGTTCGGATAACGGCTTTATCGTGGCATGGCATTCAGTAGGAACCCGGGATGGAAAGGACCGCAATTTTCTTAACTCGCCCGGTTCGCAAGAATGGGTGACAACGATCATTCCCCCAATGACGGGGAATGGCGCTGTTGTGCGGAATTCAAGTCCGACTATTGGAAATATTAAGACCTTTTTTGTGTGCAGGGATGATCTTGCGGACATTTATTTCGCGGCAGCGGACAGCGATGGTGACATTCTTAAATACAAACTTTCCAAGCCCTACGCGGTAAGTTCCGAAAGGACTATTTCGGAAGATATAGTCCACTTTTACGATCTAACATGGGCAAATGGTTATTCCGAGCGCGATCAGGTTCACGGAAACCCGGGACTGACCATCAACGAGAATACCGGCCTGATGACGGTTAGAGCTGGTGAAGCAGGCCAGTACTTTGTAGGTATTTCAGTCGAAGAATACCGAAATGGGCAAAAAATTGGTTCTGTAAGCTTTTACTACACGCTGGTGGTTCTCGACTGCAACGAAATGCAAACTCTGGACAAAAACCTTTACAAAGACACCACGGCCATCCAAACCCTCACCATCTGCGAAGGTTCACAAGCGATCTTAACTTCCAAACAAACCTTCTCCAACCCGCAACCCGAATTCCAATGGACCAAAGACGGCAAAACGATTTGGGGCGCCAATGCGCAAAGCGTGACCGTTTCAGAAGAGGGCGAATATCGGCTTCTAACCACTAAAATAAACGGATGCCCGGATTCCTTCGAATCTGAAACAGTCCGCGTTAGCGTCGTGTCATCAGGCGCTGAAATGGATAGCATTCCGCCCATTTGTGATACGACATTGCCAATTGAACTGCATGCTGCACCGCCCGGCGGAACATTTGCGGGGGCGGGCGTGACGGGCAACACCTTTGATCCGAAAGCTGCGGGTGAGGGAACGCATGAAATCCAATATATCATCGAGGGCTCGGAGGCCTGCCCGAATGCCGTTGCGAAACGTGAGGTCACGGTAAGTCGGGCCCCGGCGCTGGATCTGGTGGAAATTCTGTATGCTTCACGCGACAAGCCTATTCATATCGGCGTGAAAGATTCGCTGGATGTGGCCTACCGGTGGATGCCGCCCGATTTTCTGAACGATGTCACATACGCCGATCCCGTTTCGACTCCCTCCCGAAGCATTACTTACCTGATAGCGGCCACGAATGCATCCGGCTGTGTGGCCAGGGGCGAAGTTCAAGTAAAGATCACCGAAAACATCTTCATCCCCGACGCATTCACGCCGAACCAGGACGGGATCAACGAAACGTGGGAGTTGAAAGGCATTGAAGGTTATCCCAAATGCCGGGTAACCATTTACAATCGCTGGGGCGAGGTGATCTTCCATTCCGAAGGTTATCAGAATGCATTCGACGGGACAGTGGCGGGCGCGTTGCAAATGCCCGGCGTGTACGCGTACAAAATCAGGCTGACCGAAAACAGTCCCGAAATCATGGGTTCGCTGACATTGATCCGCTGA
- a CDS encoding winged helix-turn-helix transcriptional regulator: MEKTKEKNPHSWGECTKSILPVRDALEVLSGKWKLPIIISLMFGNKRFSQIAKEVPGITDKMLSKELRELESNDLVKRTVYDSIPVVVEYSLTEYGHSLEIVIKTLRDWGVAHRKRMMVAE, encoded by the coding sequence ATGGAAAAAACGAAGGAGAAAAACCCGCACAGCTGGGGAGAGTGCACGAAAAGCATCCTGCCCGTGCGCGACGCATTGGAAGTACTGAGCGGCAAATGGAAGCTGCCGATCATCATATCCCTGATGTTCGGGAATAAACGCTTCTCGCAAATCGCGAAAGAAGTGCCCGGTATCACCGACAAAATGCTCTCCAAAGAGCTGCGCGAGCTGGAAAGCAACGACCTTGTGAAACGGACGGTTTACGACTCCATTCCGGTGGTCGTCGAATACTCGCTGACCGAATACGGCCATTCGCTGGAAATTGTGATCAAGACACTGCGCGATTGGGGTGTGGCGCACCGGAAGCGGATGATGGTGGCGGAGTAG
- the fbaA gene encoding class II fructose-bisphosphate aldolase, producing the protein MSETTKRFAPGVVTGDGVSEIFRHANENNYALPAVNVVGTNSVNAVLETAKAVNSPVIVQFSNGGAIFYAGKSLSNANQQAAIAGGISGAQHVHQMAALYEVPVILHTDHCAKKLLPWIDGLLEAGERHFDQYGKPLYSSHMLDLSEEPLEENIETCAKYFERMAKIGMTLEIELGVTGGEEDGVDNTDVDSSKLYTQPEEVAYAYEELSKISPNFTIAAAFGNVHGVYKPGNVKLEPKILRNSQDYIKQKFGTGDLPVNFVFHGGSGSSREEIREAIEYGAIKMNIDTDMQWSTWEGVLNYYKAKEGYLQAQLGNPEGADSPNKKYYDPRVWLRKGEESMIARLKVAFEDLNCINQLG; encoded by the coding sequence ATGAGCGAAACGACAAAACGCTTTGCACCCGGTGTTGTAACCGGCGATGGAGTTAGTGAAATTTTCCGCCACGCCAACGAAAACAACTACGCCCTTCCGGCCGTGAACGTGGTAGGAACCAATTCAGTGAATGCGGTCCTGGAAACAGCCAAAGCGGTTAACAGCCCTGTTATTGTTCAATTTTCGAATGGCGGAGCTATATTTTATGCAGGTAAAAGCCTTTCTAACGCCAACCAGCAGGCGGCTATCGCCGGCGGTATCTCCGGTGCACAGCACGTACACCAGATGGCGGCATTGTACGAAGTACCTGTAATCCTTCACACAGATCACTGCGCGAAAAAGTTGCTTCCGTGGATCGACGGTTTGCTGGAAGCAGGCGAGCGTCATTTCGATCAGTACGGCAAGCCATTGTACAGCTCGCATATGCTCGACCTTTCGGAAGAGCCTTTGGAAGAAAACATCGAAACCTGCGCTAAATATTTCGAGCGTATGGCGAAAATCGGCATGACCCTCGAAATCGAATTGGGCGTGACCGGTGGCGAAGAAGACGGTGTGGATAACACAGATGTGGACAGCTCGAAACTGTACACGCAGCCTGAGGAAGTGGCATACGCTTACGAAGAACTTTCAAAAATCTCCCCTAACTTCACCATTGCAGCTGCATTCGGTAATGTTCACGGGGTATACAAGCCAGGTAATGTGAAGTTGGAGCCGAAAATCCTCCGCAACTCACAAGACTATATCAAGCAGAAATTCGGCACCGGCGACCTGCCTGTTAACTTCGTATTCCACGGAGGATCAGGCTCATCCCGCGAAGAGATCCGCGAAGCGATCGAGTACGGCGCGATCAAAATGAACATCGACACCGACATGCAATGGTCGACCTGGGAAGGTGTTCTCAACTACTACAAAGCAAAAGAAGGCTACCTGCAAGCCCAGCTCGGCAACCCCGAAGGCGCAGATTCGCCCAACAAAAAATACTACGACCCACGCGTATGGCTACGCAAAGGCGAAGAGAGCATGATCGCTCGCTTGAAAGTGGCGTTTGAAGATTTGAACTGCATTAACCAATTGGGATAA